GTCTCCATCAATAATAAAGTCTGTTGCATGTGAGCGATATAAATCCACCTTTTGGAATGAGTATCCACGCTCACACATTTCAAGTGTCATTTCTAGTACCGTCAATAAACTCTTCTCTTTCGGTGCTGCATCTAAACCTTTTTGCGCAATTTCATCAATTCTTGCACGTATAGATGCTGAACCTTTTGCCATCGCTTCTACGTCAAAGTCATCTGCACGAACCGTAAAGTATGCCGCATAGAATAAAAGCGCGAAATGCACTTTAAAGTATGCGATACGCACGGCCATAAGTACGTAAGCAGCCGCATGGGCTTTCGGGAACATGTACTTAATCTTCTTACATGAATCAATATACCAACCTGGTACATTATTACTTTTCATGTCCTCTTCCCATTCTTCTGGTACACCTTTACCTTTACGTACTGACTCCATGATTTTGAAGGCTAATGATGGGTCTAAACCTTGATAGATTAAATATACCATGATGTCATCACGACAACCGATAACTTCACTCAGCGTACATGTACCGTTATAAATTAACTCGTTTGCATTACCAAGCCATACGTCCGTACCATGTGATAATCCAGAAATTTGGACTAACTCTGAGAATGTCGTCGGTTTCGTCTCTTCTAACATCTGTCTTACGAATTTCGTACCAAACTCTGGTATACCAAGTGTACCTGTTTTACAGTTAATTTGTTCTTCCGTTACGCCTAACGATTCTGGCCCTGAGAAAATTTTCATTACTTCTGGATCATCCGTTGGAATTGTTTTTGGATCAATACCACTTAAATCTTGTAACATACGAATAACTGTCGGATCATCGTGTCCTAGTATATCAAGCTTCAATAAATTATCATGAATAGAGTGGAAGTCAAAGTGTGTCGTTCTCCACTCAGCACCTATTGAATCTGCTGGATACTGTATTGGTGAGAAATCAAAAATGTCCATATAATCTGGCACAACGATAATACCACCTGGATGCTGTCCTGTTGTACGTTTTACACCGGTACATCCTGCTACTAAGCGGTCAATTTCTGCATTTCGAATCGTTAAGTTATGATCATTTGCATAACCCTTTACATATCCATAAGCAGTTTTTTCCGCAACTGTACCAATCGTTCCTGCACGATATACATAATCTTCACCGAATAGTACTTTCGTATAGTTATGGGCACGTGGTTGGTATTCCCCGGAGAAATTCAAATCGATATCGGGTACCTTATCTCCTTTAAACCCAAGGAACGTTTCGAACGGAATGTCATGTCCATCTTTTACATATGGAATATTACAAGTTGGACATTCTTTATCCGGTAAGTCAAAACCAGAACCTACAGAACCATCATTAAAGAATTCTGATTGCTTACACTTCGGACATACATAGTGTGGTGGTAATGGGTTTACTTCTGTAATTTCCATCATCGTTGCAACGAATGATGAACCTACCGATCCACGCGAACCTACTAGATATCCGTCTACTAACGATTTTTTCACAAGCTTATGTGAAATTAAATAAATTACGGCGAATCCATGCCCGATGATACTTTTTAATTCTTTTTCTAAACGCGCTTCTACAATTTCAGGTAACTCTTCACCATAAATGCTACGCGCCATTTTATAACTCATATCACGCGTTTCATCATCTGCACCTTCAATTTTCGGTGTGTATAGATCATCTTTTACTGGATGAACATCGCCAATTAATGATGCAATCTTTTGTGTATTCGTTACGACAATTTCTTTCGCTACATCTTCACCTAAGAATGAGAAACACTCTAACATTTCATCGGTTGTACGGAAATGTACAGGTGGTAATGAATGCCGGTTTAACGGATTGGCTCCGCCCTGCGAACTAACTAAAATTTTGCGATACATTGCATCTTCTGGATCTAAGTAATGCACGTTTCCGGTAGCGACAACTGGTTTATCTAACGTCTCACCTAGTTTTACTAAGTTTGAAATAATTGTTTTTAATTGTCCCTCATCCCGAACAAGTTCACGCTCTACTAAATGACGTAACACTTCTGGTGGCATTACTTCAATGTAATCGTAGAACTGCGCAATTTCTTCTACCTCTTCAGGAGCTTTTTGCATCATTGCCTCAAACACTTCACCTTTATCACAAGCCGTTCCTACTAAAATACCTTCACGATATTTTTTTAATAGTGATCTTGGTACTCGCGGTACACGGTAAAAGTAATTTAGATGAGAATATGAAACAAGTTTATATAAATTTTTCAATCCAACATCCGATGTAGCAAGTAATGTCATATGACTTGGACGCCCGCGCTTATATGCATCCCCTTGTCCCATACTATCGTTTAATTGATCGTGATATTCAAAACCTTTTTCAATTACATCTTTTAACATTTTCACTAGTAAGTATCCCGTTGCTTCTGTATCATAAATCGCACGGTGATGCTGAGTTAATTCAATGTCCATCTTTTTACATAACGTATTTAAACGATGATTTTTCATTTCTGGGAATAAGAATCTTGCAAGCTCTAACGTATCTATTACCGGATTTTTCGTTTTTTCTAAACCAGCTTTTTTGAATCCTACATTAATAAAGCCCATATCGAAGCTTGCGTTATGAGCAACAAGTGTATGGTCACCCATCCATTCCTCAAACTTTTTAAACACTTCATCTACTTCTGGTGCGTCGGTTAACATATCATCTGTAATACCTGTTAACTCAATGATTGTTGCCGATAATGGTTGATGTGGATTTGCAAAAGATTCAAAGCGGTCAATAATTTCGCCACCTTTTACTTTTACAGCAGCTAACTCAATAACTGTATCATACACAGCTGATAAACCTGTCGTCTCAACGTCGAAAACAACATATGTTTCATCAGCCAGTAAACGATGTTCTTCATTATAAGCAATTGGTACTCCGTCATTCACTAAGTTTGCTTCCACACCATATATAACTTTAACTCCAGCCTTTTTCCCCGCAGAATATGCTTCCGGGAACGACTGAGCCACAGCATGGTCTGTAACCGCAATAGCCTCATGTCCCCATTTACCAGCTTGAGCAACAAGCTTAGAAACTGGAGTAACAGCATCCATTTGACTCATTGGAGTATGAAGATGAAGCTCTACTCTTTTTTCACCTTCTGGTGCTTTATCTTTACGAGACGGTCCTGTTATTTCATTAATATCATTTGCAATCATTACTAAATCTCGAACAAATGTATCATTTTGGACAGAACCACGAGCCTTCACCCACATTCCTTTTTTTAAGGATTGTAGCATTGGAATATCTTCTTTATCACGTGAGAACATTTTGATCATAATAGAATCTGTATAATCCGTTATTTTTAAAGTTAATAACGTACGTCCACTACGAAGTTCTTTTGTTTCCACATGGAAGACATATCCTTGAACTGTTTTTCTTCTTTCTTCATCTTGAATTTCTCGCATCGGTGTAATCTCTTCATCCGGCTTAATAAGATACCCAAGTGTAATCGGTCCTTCATGCACAACGCTGCTTTCTTCAGCTTGCTTCTTTGCCATTTCTTCCATAGCTTGTATAACACGCTCGCGGTCTTCTTGTTGCGTTTGCTCACGAAACTTTTGCATTTCTTCTGTATTTTGCTGTATATGTGTGTCTAACTGAAAACGCGGGAATCCGAAAGCCTCGTATTGATCCCCTACTGGTTTTGCAACGTTTTTCTTTAAAGCAGTAGATTCCAGCTCATTATTCACATTTATAAGTAACTTCACTCCATTCACCTGCGGAAGCTGCTTCTTTAAATAAGCAAACATAGGTGAAAATGTAATTCGTTCCGTACAAAGTGGCCAATACGCCCTCACTTCTTCTTCAGTAAATTGTTTATTCTCTGTTTCTAATGCAAATGTTGTTCTTGCAATATGAGAAAATGATTGCTTAAGCTTTGTTTCTAGCAATTCATATAATTCTGTAGGCAAAATACGTGGCACTTGTAAATTAAAATGCCAACTTTTATTCGCTTTATCGATAACGAGTCTTTCAATACCACCGCCTTGTAAATATTGATTTATAAGGTCGTCTGGTATTTGCAACTGCTGGAGCAAAATTTGAAATCGCTCTTTTTGTTCATTTGTTAAAGACATAAGCACTCTCCTTCCATTTGCTATTATAAATTGAAACGTGCTACAAAGAAAGATTTCTCCCTTCTTCTTTTACAAAATACGTTTACAAAGAAAGAGAAGGTACCTCATTACGAGGTACCTCTTCCTATTTTAAAATATTAGCAATATATGTTTGAAGTTCTTCTACTTTTACTTCTTCAGACTCACCTGTAGCACGTACTTTCACTTCTACAATACCTTCGTCTGCTTTTTTACCAACTGTCACGCGAACTGGAAGGCCGAATAAATCAGCATCAGCAAATTTAACACCTGCACGTTCTGCACGATCATCTAGTAATACTTCATAACCTTGCTCTTGTAATGAGTTGTAGATGTTTTCACCCATTTCACGTTGTGCATCAGATTTCATATTCACTGGAATTACATGCACATGGAACGGTGCTACAGCTTTTGGCCAAACTAAACCGTTCTCATCATTAAACTGCTCTGCAATTGCTGCCACTGTACGAGACACACCAATGCCGTAACAACCCATAATAAGTGGTTGTGTTTTTCCGTTTTCATCTAGGAATGTTGCGTTCATTGCTTCACTATAACGAGTTCCTAATTTGAATACATGACCAACTTCAATTCCGCGTGCGAAAAGAATTGTCCCGTTTCCGTCTGGAGATTGGTCTCCTTCTTGAATGAAGCGTAAATCCGTATATTGACTTACTTTAAAGTCACGTTCTGGATTTACATTTACATAATGGAATCCTTCTTCGTTCGCTCCTGAACATCCGTTGACAATTGATGCTACAGCGTGATCAGCGATAATTTCGATATCACCATTTACACCAATCGGTCCTAATGAACCAACTTCACAATTTAATAATTCTTTTACTTCTTCATGAGAGGCAAGCTCAACAACTGAAGCACCGTATACATTTTTCACTTTTACATCGTTTACTTCATGATCACCACGAACAAGTACCACTACTAATTTCTCATCTACTTTAAATACCATAGACTTAATGCACTTGTCAGCTTCGATGTTTAAGAATGCAGATACTTCTTCAATTGCTTTTTGGTCTGGTGTTGCTACTTTTTCAAGCTCTTTTTCTGCTTCGTCACTCTTCGTATACGTAGCTACAACAGGAGCCATTTCGATGTTCGCTGCGTAATCAGATGTATCAGAGTATGCAATTGTATCTTCACCAACATCAGATAATACCATAAATTCATGTGTATCTTTTCCACCCATTGCTCCAGAATCAGCAATAACCGCACGGAAATTCAAGCCACAACGAGCAAAGATGTTAGAGTATGCTTTGTATAAGCGATCGTACACTTCATCTAAGCTCTCTTGCGTAGCATGGAAAGAGTATGCATCTTTCATTAGAAACTCTCTTCCACGTAATAAACCGAAACGAGGTCTTTGTTCATCACGGAATTTTGTTTGAATTTGATATAATGTTAACGGTAATTTTTTATACGATTTCACTTCATCACGTACAAGATCTGTAATTACTTCTTCATGTGTCGCTCCTAATGCAAATTCACGAGCGTTACGATCTTTCATACGCATTAATTCAGATCCGTAAGAATACCAACGACCTGACTCTTGCCATAATTCTGCAGCTTGCATCGCTGGCATTAATAATTCTACGGCACCTGCGCGCTCCATCTCTTCTCGAACGATACGTTCTACTTTGTGTAGTACTTTTAATCCAAATGGTAGAAAACTATAAATACCAGAAGCATTTTGACGCATAAAACCTGCACGAAGTAATAACTGATGACTCTTAATCTCCGCATCAGCTGGAACTTCACGTAATGTAGGACTGAATACCATACTTTGTTTCATTTATTCGCACCTCTTCATTTTACTCTTACACGCAGGAAAACCCCTCACCTCGAGTTAGGTGAGGGATTTTATTCTACGAGCTCTATTTCATTATAAGTTTCACTTTATTTTACAAGAAAAACTTACGAATGTCATTCCAAGTTACAACTAACATAAGTAACATTAATAATGCAAAACCAATAAAGTGAACCATTCCTTCTTTCTGGCGATCAATTGGTTTCCCACGCAATGCCTCAATTAAGAAGAAGAACAAACGTCCACCGTCTAAAGCAGGAACTGGTAGTAAATTAAATAAACCAAGGTTAATACTTAAAACGGCTGCTAAACTTAAAACACGCGTAAATCCATAATCTACAACTTGATCTGTTAGATTATAAATTCCTACTGGACCTGACAACTCATTAATAGAGAATTGACCAGTTACTAATTTCACAAAAGACTCAAAAATTAGTTTCGTCCATTGGTATGTTTGTTCAAAACCTGATTTAATAGAACCCATCACTGTTTTCTCTACAGGAGAGTAAACACCAATTCTACCAACTTCTTCTTTACCTTCTTTATCAAGCGTTGGCGTTACTTTCACATTAAACTGTTCACTATCACGCTTTACTTGTAACGTAATTTCTTTATTTGGATTTTCACGTACAATGGTAACAACATCTTTCCATGTACTTGTGTTTTTCCCATCAATAGCTTGAATTGTATCATTTTCTTTTAATCCAGCTTGCTCTGCTGCACTATTCTCCATCACTTTTCCGACCATTGGTTTGTCAACAGGAACACCTTGTACAAATCCAAGAATCACAAAAATAACAAATGCTAAAATGAAGTTCATTGCAGGGCCCGCAAAGATTGTTAACGCACGTTGTCCTAATTTCTTAGAGCCAAACTGCCTATTATACGGAGCAATTTGAATTTCTTCACCGGCAGTAATAATACGAGCCTTCTCGTTCACTCGGAATGTTTGAAGCTCTTCCTCGTACTCTTCATAACCCGAAATTGTTAAATTATGCTCTAAATCAGCTTGTTCGACTTCGATAACGCGAACATTGGGATACTTTTCATATCCATCAAAAACTAATTTTGCAACTTCGTCTTTTGCATTTAATACAAGGCCAACCTTTTTCCCAGGCTTTAACTCAACTGTGTCTGCATCCTCGCCAGCCATTCTTACATAGCCACCAAGGGGCAGTAATCGAATCGTATACACCGTTTCATTCTTTTCAAATGAGAATATTTTCGGACCAAAACCAATCGCAAACTCGCGGCATAAAATACCTGCTCTTTTTGCGAAATATAGATGCCCTAGCTCATGGAAAAATACGAGTGCACCGAAAATTAATATAAAGGCAATCGCTGTATTCAATTCCATACCACCTTTGCTAAATTTGTTCCATCACAAACCGTCTTGTGGCTGCATCAATTTCCAGAATTTCCTCTAAGCTCGGACGTGCAATGACATTGTGATGGTTCATTGCTTTTTCAATGAGGTCTTCCACTGTTAAGAAACCAATTCTCTTTTGTAAAAAAGCTTCAACAGCTACTTCATTCGCTGCATTCATTACAGCTGGCATACTTCCACCTGCTTTTCCAGCTTCATACGCAAAACGTAGGCAACGGAAACGTTCTTGGTTCATCTTCTCAAAATGCAACGTTCCTATTTCCCATAAGTTTAACTGCTTTGTGTCTGAAAGAGGTAATCGATCAGGATATGTAAGCGCGTATTGAATTGGTACTCGCATATCAGGTGAGCCAAGCTGTGCCATCACACTACGATCTTCAAATTCAACCATAGAATGAATAATACTTTCTTTATGTAAAACAACATCGATTTGCTCATAAGGGATACCAAAAAGCCAATGTGCTTCAATTACTTCTAGCCCCTTATTCATCATTGTAGCAGAATCAATTGTAATTTTCGAACCCATTGACCAGTTTGGATGTCGAAGCGCATCTTCTACGGTCACATGATGCAATTCATCTCTCGTTTTATCACGGAAACTTCCACCAGAAGCCGTTATAATTAGTCGAGAAATTCTTTTTTCATTTTCACCATTCAAGCATTGAAAAATAGCTGAATGTTCACTGTCTACTGGAAGTAACGAAACATTATGTTTTCGCGCTGCTTCCATTACAAGATGCCCTGCAGTTACTAACGTTTCTTTGTTTGCAATTCCAATTGTTTTTTTCGCCTCAATTGCACGAAGTGTTGGTAACAACCCTACGCTACCTACAACAGCGTTTACTACAATCTCCGCATCTGGATGTAATGCTACTTCTAAAAGCCCTTCACTACCATATACAATTTTTGTATTACCAGAAACAGCTTGTAATTTTAAAACATCTTCCTCTCTTTGCACAGAGACAATTTGTGGAGAAAATTCTTGAATGACCTTTACTGCGTAGTCAATATTTTTCCCTACAGAAAAAGCAACGAGACGGAATTGGTCTGGGTGCGAGCGTAATACATCTAAAGTTTGTGTACCAATTGATCCGCTTGCACCTAATAAACTAATGTTTTTCATGATTCCAACCCCTCGTTCATTCATTAATTATATTGTAATAAGAAGTAGAGAATTGGTAAAACGAATAACCAACTATCTGTTCGATCTAATATACCACCATGCCCAGGTAAAATTGTACCTGAATCTTTTACGCCATAATGACGCTTAAAAGCAGATTGTACTAAATCGCCAATTTGTCCAAAAATAGAAATGATAATTGTCAGCGCAATTAAAATCAATACATTCGATTCAACTGGGAAGAACATGTTGTAAACAAGTGCCACAATAATTCCACAAACGATACCACCTAATGAACCTTCAATCGTTTTGTTTGGACTAATTTCTGGCCATAATTTTCTTTTTCCTAATGCTTTTCCTACGAAATATGCGCCTGAATCAGTAGCCCATATAACAAATAATGCACAAAATACGTATTTAATTCCTAATATCCTCGTTTCATTCAGATATAAGAATCCCATTGCAACATATGTTGTTGCCATTAGTAAAAATGAAGCATTGTCAAAAGTAAATGTATTCTTAGAAAGGACTGTATATGATAAAAGTAATAAAACAATCACAAATGTGATTTCTAATTTACCTAATCCAATCCAAGTAAACAGTTCCGATGCACTACTTGGAATTAAAATAATCCATAATAATAATGCAGCTAAAACTGTTGGTACTGAAATAAGCGTAAGCTTATTCATACGAATTAATTCATATAAACCTATAGAAGCAAGTGCATACACTAAAACCGTAAAAGGCACGCCACCGTAAATTACGATGGGAATGAATAGCGCGGCAGCAACCACTCCAGTAATAATTCTCTGTTTCACTACCAAACCCTCTCTTTCTACACGCCTCCGAATCTGCGCCCTCTATGTTGAAAGTCTGTAATCGCATTTAGCAAATGTTCCTCGGTAAAATCTGGCCAATACACATCTGTAAACCAAAATTCCGAATATGCAATTTGCCATAACATGAAATTACTAATACGTAGCTCTCCGCTCGTACGGATTAACAACTCTGGGTCAGGTAAAGAACTCGTCATTAAGTAGGAAGAAAGCATTTCTTCACTTACATCTTCAACACGAACTTTTCCTTCCTCACTATCTTTCATCATATGTTGCACAGCAGAAACGATTTCATCTCGACTTCCATAGTTTAACGCGAAATTAAGAATTAATCCCGTATTCTCTTTCGTTTCTTCCATGGCCTTCTCCATCGCTCTGCGTGTATGCGTAGGAAGACGATCTTGTTGCCCTATTACTCGGACTTGTACGTTTTCTTCAATCAATTCTGGTAAAAATGTACCTAAAAATTCTTCTGGAAGCTGCATTAAATAATCAACTTCCTTTTTCGGTCTTTTCCAGTTCTCAGTCGAAAAAGCATAGAGAGTTAACACTTTCACATTAAGTTTACTTGCAAATTTTGTAATTTTCTTTACAACTTGCATACCTTCATGATGTCCCGCAATACGAGGCATTGCTCTCCTCTTCGCCCATCTTCCATTACCATCCATAATGATCGCAATATGTTCTGGGATATATCCTTTTTTTACTTCTTCAACGAGATGATCAAACGATGTGTCCTTTTTACCTTTAAAAAAAGGAAAGTTTTTAAACATCATTCATACCCTCCAGCAAGCAGACGTATGCCTAAAAGTGTAAAAAGACCCCCTTAAGAAGAGGGTCATATTTGCGAAGGTATCGCTATTACACTTCCATGATTTCTTTTTCTTTGTTTTTTGCGATTTCGTCAACTTTTGCAATATATTTATCTGTTTCTTTTTGGATATCTTCAGTATATCCTCTTAAATCATCTTCTGTAATCTCGCCAGCTTTTTCAAGCTTTTTAAGATCGTCGTTACCGTCACGACGTACGTTACGAACAGCAACTTTTGCTTCTTCAGCATATTTTTTCACAACTTTTACAAGATCACGACGACGCTCTTCTGTTAATGCAGGGAATGCAATACGAATTACAGTTCCGTCATTAGAAGGGTTTAAGCCTAAATCTGCTTTTAAAATTGCTTTTTCGATATCACCGATAGAAGTTTTATCATAAGGTTGAATTACAAGTAAACGTGCTTCTGGAACTGTAATGTTCGCTAATTGCACAACTGGTGTTGGTGCACCATAGTAATCAACTTGTACTTTATCTAATACAGACGCGCTTGCACGGCCAGCACGAACTGTTGCTAATTCACGAGAATAAGCAGCAACTGCTTTTTCCATTTTTTCATTTGAAGACTTTAATACTTGTTGTCCCATATTTATTTCCCCCTTACAACTGTTCCGATATTTTCACCTAAAACGGCACGTTTAATATTACCTTTTTCCATAACTGAGAATACAATTAATGGAATATCATTATCCATACATAGAGAAGAAGCTGTAGAATCCATTACACCTAAACCTTCTTTTAATACATCTAAGTAAGTAAGCGTTTCGTATTTCGTAGCTGTTGGGTCAATAGATGGATCCGC
This genomic window from Bacillus anthracis str. Vollum contains:
- a CDS encoding PolC-type DNA polymerase III: MSLTNEQKERFQILLQQLQIPDDLINQYLQGGGIERLVIDKANKSWHFNLQVPRILPTELYELLETKLKQSFSHIARTTFALETENKQFTEEEVRAYWPLCTERITFSPMFAYLKKQLPQVNGVKLLINVNNELESTALKKNVAKPVGDQYEAFGFPRFQLDTHIQQNTEEMQKFREQTQQEDRERVIQAMEEMAKKQAEESSVVHEGPITLGYLIKPDEEITPMREIQDEERRKTVQGYVFHVETKELRSGRTLLTLKITDYTDSIMIKMFSRDKEDIPMLQSLKKGMWVKARGSVQNDTFVRDLVMIANDINEITGPSRKDKAPEGEKRVELHLHTPMSQMDAVTPVSKLVAQAGKWGHEAIAVTDHAVAQSFPEAYSAGKKAGVKVIYGVEANLVNDGVPIAYNEEHRLLADETYVVFDVETTGLSAVYDTVIELAAVKVKGGEIIDRFESFANPHQPLSATIIELTGITDDMLTDAPEVDEVFKKFEEWMGDHTLVAHNASFDMGFINVGFKKAGLEKTKNPVIDTLELARFLFPEMKNHRLNTLCKKMDIELTQHHRAIYDTEATGYLLVKMLKDVIEKGFEYHDQLNDSMGQGDAYKRGRPSHMTLLATSDVGLKNLYKLVSYSHLNYFYRVPRVPRSLLKKYREGILVGTACDKGEVFEAMMQKAPEEVEEIAQFYDYIEVMPPEVLRHLVERELVRDEGQLKTIISNLVKLGETLDKPVVATGNVHYLDPEDAMYRKILVSSQGGANPLNRHSLPPVHFRTTDEMLECFSFLGEDVAKEIVVTNTQKIASLIGDVHPVKDDLYTPKIEGADDETRDMSYKMARSIYGEELPEIVEARLEKELKSIIGHGFAVIYLISHKLVKKSLVDGYLVGSRGSVGSSFVATMMEITEVNPLPPHYVCPKCKQSEFFNDGSVGSGFDLPDKECPTCNIPYVKDGHDIPFETFLGFKGDKVPDIDLNFSGEYQPRAHNYTKVLFGEDYVYRAGTIGTVAEKTAYGYVKGYANDHNLTIRNAEIDRLVAGCTGVKRTTGQHPGGIIVVPDYMDIFDFSPIQYPADSIGAEWRTTHFDFHSIHDNLLKLDILGHDDPTVIRMLQDLSGIDPKTIPTDDPEVMKIFSGPESLGVTEEQINCKTGTLGIPEFGTKFVRQMLEETKPTTFSELVQISGLSHGTDVWLGNANELIYNGTCTLSEVIGCRDDIMVYLIYQGLDPSLAFKIMESVRKGKGVPEEWEEDMKSNNVPGWYIDSCKKIKYMFPKAHAAAYVLMAVRIAYFKVHFALLFYAAYFTVRADDFDVEAMAKGSASIRARIDEIAQKGLDAAPKEKSLLTVLEMTLEMCERGYSFQKVDLYRSHATDFIIDGDSLIPPFNAVPGLGTNAALSIVEARKNGEFLSKEDLQQRSKVSKTIIEYLDSQGCLGDLPDQNQLSLF
- a CDS encoding proline--tRNA ligase, with the translated sequence MKQSMVFSPTLREVPADAEIKSHQLLLRAGFMRQNASGIYSFLPFGLKVLHKVERIVREEMERAGAVELLMPAMQAAELWQESGRWYSYGSELMRMKDRNAREFALGATHEEVITDLVRDEVKSYKKLPLTLYQIQTKFRDEQRPRFGLLRGREFLMKDAYSFHATQESLDEVYDRLYKAYSNIFARCGLNFRAVIADSGAMGGKDTHEFMVLSDVGEDTIAYSDTSDYAANIEMAPVVATYTKSDEAEKELEKVATPDQKAIEEVSAFLNIEADKCIKSMVFKVDEKLVVVLVRGDHEVNDVKVKNVYGASVVELASHEEVKELLNCEVGSLGPIGVNGDIEIIADHAVASIVNGCSGANEEGFHYVNVNPERDFKVSQYTDLRFIQEGDQSPDGNGTILFARGIEVGHVFKLGTRYSEAMNATFLDENGKTQPLIMGCYGIGVSRTVAAIAEQFNDENGLVWPKAVAPFHVHVIPVNMKSDAQREMGENIYNSLQEQGYEVLLDDRAERAGVKFADADLFGLPVRVTVGKKADEGIVEVKVRATGESEEVKVEELQTYIANILK
- the cdsA gene encoding phosphatidate cytidylyltransferase; its protein translation is MKQRIITGVVAAALFIPIVIYGGVPFTVLVYALASIGLYELIRMNKLTLISVPTVLAALLLWIILIPSSASELFTWIGLGKLEITFVIVLLLLSYTVLSKNTFTFDNASFLLMATTYVAMGFLYLNETRILGIKYVFCALFVIWATDSGAYFVGKALGKRKLWPEISPNKTIEGSLGGIVCGIIVALVYNMFFPVESNVLILIALTIIISIFGQIGDLVQSAFKRHYGVKDSGTILPGHGGILDRTDSWLFVLPILYFLLQYN
- the frr gene encoding ribosome recycling factor, with the translated sequence MGQQVLKSSNEKMEKAVAAYSRELATVRAGRASASVLDKVQVDYYGAPTPVVQLANITVPEARLLVIQPYDKTSIGDIEKAILKADLGLNPSNDGTVIRIAFPALTEERRRDLVKVVKKYAEEAKVAVRNVRRDGNDDLKKLEKAGEITEDDLRGYTEDIQKETDKYIAKVDEIAKNKEKEIMEV
- the rseP gene encoding RIP metalloprotease RseP is translated as MNTAIAFILIFGALVFFHELGHLYFAKRAGILCREFAIGFGPKIFSFEKNETVYTIRLLPLGGYVRMAGEDADTVELKPGKKVGLVLNAKDEVAKLVFDGYEKYPNVRVIEVEQADLEHNLTISGYEEYEEELQTFRVNEKARIITAGEEIQIAPYNRQFGSKKLGQRALTIFAGPAMNFILAFVIFVILGFVQGVPVDKPMVGKVMENSAAEQAGLKENDTIQAIDGKNTSTWKDVVTIVRENPNKEITLQVKRDSEQFNVKVTPTLDKEGKEEVGRIGVYSPVEKTVMGSIKSGFEQTYQWTKLIFESFVKLVTGQFSINELSGPVGIYNLTDQVVDYGFTRVLSLAAVLSINLGLFNLLPVPALDGGRLFFFLIEALRGKPIDRQKEGMVHFIGFALLMLLMLVVTWNDIRKFFL
- the uppS gene encoding isoprenyl transferase, giving the protein MMFKNFPFFKGKKDTSFDHLVEEVKKGYIPEHIAIIMDGNGRWAKRRAMPRIAGHHEGMQVVKKITKFASKLNVKVLTLYAFSTENWKRPKKEVDYLMQLPEEFLGTFLPELIEENVQVRVIGQQDRLPTHTRRAMEKAMEETKENTGLILNFALNYGSRDEIVSAVQHMMKDSEEGKVRVEDVSEEMLSSYLMTSSLPDPELLIRTSGELRISNFMLWQIAYSEFWFTDVYWPDFTEEHLLNAITDFQHRGRRFGGV
- the dxr gene encoding 1-deoxy-D-xylulose-5-phosphate reductoisomerase, yielding MKNISLLGASGSIGTQTLDVLRSHPDQFRLVAFSVGKNIDYAVKVIQEFSPQIVSVQREEDVLKLQAVSGNTKIVYGSEGLLEVALHPDAEIVVNAVVGSVGLLPTLRAIEAKKTIGIANKETLVTAGHLVMEAARKHNVSLLPVDSEHSAIFQCLNGENEKRISRLIITASGGSFRDKTRDELHHVTVEDALRHPNWSMGSKITIDSATMMNKGLEVIEAHWLFGIPYEQIDVVLHKESIIHSMVEFEDRSVMAQLGSPDMRVPIQYALTYPDRLPLSDTKQLNLWEIGTLHFEKMNQERFRCLRFAYEAGKAGGSMPAVMNAANEVAVEAFLQKRIGFLTVEDLIEKAMNHHNVIARPSLEEILEIDAATRRFVMEQI